The sequence below is a genomic window from Nocardioides oleivorans.
CACCGCGCTCGAGGGCTGCGAGCTGGCGGTTGAAGGCACCCCGCGTCTTGAAGACGCCGCAGTGCTGGAGCTGCTCGCACTTGAGCCAGGCCGTGTCCGGTCCGACCGGGGCGAGCAGGGGAGTGCGTCGGACCCGCCCGCGGATCCGGTCGTGGGCGGCCAGCACGTCGTCGCGGGTGATCAGCACGGGACCAGTATTCGCGACCACCGGGGGAGGGTCAGCGCAGGGTCAGGGTGGCCGTCACGACGCAGAGCGTGGCGCAGATCGTGCCCCAGCCGGCGAGCTTGAGCAGGGGGATCCGGAGGCCGGCCGAGCGGCAGCGCTGGAGCCACAGGAGGGTGGCGAGCGAGGCCCAGGGCGTGACCAGTGCGCCGGCGTTGACACCGATGAGCGTCGCGACGAGACGGCGTACGTCGTCGGCGGCCGACGGCTCGACCAGCAGGTAGGCCGGGAGGTTGTTGACCAGGTTGGCGAGAAGCGCGGAGGCACCCGAGAGGTGCAGCAGGTCCAGGGTGCGGGTGCCGGTGCCGACCGCCGGTGCGAGCCAGTCGAGCAGGCCCTCGGACTGGGCGACCCGCAGCAGTCCGGCGACGACGACGAACACACCGGCCATCAACCACGGCGGGCTCACCTCGCGCAGGAGCGACGGTGCGCGCCACGCGGTGGCCGCCAGCAGCACGAGTGCCGAGGCGAGGGAGACCACGGCGGGCTCGAGGCCGATGGCGAAGAGGGGACCGATGGCCAGGCACACGACGCCGCTGATCACGAGGAGCGCCCGGTCGTGGGGTTCGGCGGGCGGGTCGACGTCGTACGTCCCGCGCAGCGCACGTCGCTGGAGGACGGCGATCAGCAGCAGCGTCACGACGATCGCGGTGACGGCGGGCACGGCTGCCGTGCGGACGTAGTCGCCGTGGCCGGCGCCGAGGTCCTCGAAGCGGTGCACGGCGAGCAGGTTGGTGAGGTTGGAGACCGGGAGCAGGAGCGAGCCGGTGTTCGCGATCCAGAGCGTCGTCAGCGCGAACGGCATCGGCGCGATCCCGGTCTGCTGCGCGATCGCGAGGCCGACCGGGGTGAGCAGCACCGCGGTCGTGTCGAGGCTGAGCACGATCGTGCACACGACGGCGAGGGCGGCGAAGGTGAGCCACAGCAGGAGCACCCGGTGGCGGGCCCGGCGCGCCATCGCGTGCGCCGCGACGTCGAAGACGCCGG
It includes:
- a CDS encoding SLC13 family permease, yielding MSDALHPVVEQVLPVAIFLVAITVTAEIAQLAGVFDVAAHAMARRARHRVLLLWLTFAALAVVCTIVLSLDTTAVLLTPVGLAIAQQTGIAPMPFALTTLWIANTGSLLLPVSNLTNLLAVHRFEDLGAGHGDYVRTAAVPAVTAIVVTLLLIAVLQRRALRGTYDVDPPAEPHDRALLVISGVVCLAIGPLFAIGLEPAVVSLASALVLLAATAWRAPSLLREVSPPWLMAGVFVVVAGLLRVAQSEGLLDWLAPAVGTGTRTLDLLHLSGASALLANLVNNLPAYLLVEPSAADDVRRLVATLIGVNAGALVTPWASLATLLWLQRCRSAGLRIPLLKLAGWGTICATLCVVTATLTLR